The following coding sequences lie in one Alicyclobacillus curvatus genomic window:
- a CDS encoding ABC transporter permease, which yields MTTLISFSRFEVRRTLRNRQFVFFSLVMPILFYFIFLKVNGANLQMEGTTWKTYFLMSMAAFSVVGSSLFGLAGRISYERTQGWLRLVQTTPMSSSSYVVSKFVSQVIICALSVIILFVVGGLSQGVSLTVGQWVVSLIWLSLGVLPFMSLGLLIGVLGNVNASSSIANIVNLVLAMLGGLWFPVTIMPKWMQSLAHYTPTYRFAHVAWNVVAGKSATFTDVTVLAGYLVLFVLLTIAVLNRQEATTL from the coding sequence ATGACCACACTCATCTCTTTTAGCAGATTCGAGGTTCGCCGTACCCTGCGCAACCGACAATTCGTGTTTTTTAGCTTAGTCATGCCGATTCTCTTCTACTTCATTTTCCTGAAGGTAAACGGTGCAAATCTACAAATGGAAGGCACAACGTGGAAAACGTATTTTCTGATGTCGATGGCAGCGTTCAGCGTTGTTGGCTCTTCCTTATTCGGTCTCGCCGGCCGGATATCCTATGAACGGACGCAAGGTTGGCTGAGGTTGGTGCAAACCACTCCCATGTCGAGCAGCTCGTATGTGGTCAGTAAATTCGTGTCTCAGGTTATCATTTGTGCACTCTCTGTCATCATTCTCTTTGTGGTTGGCGGGTTGTCGCAGGGCGTATCCTTGACTGTAGGGCAATGGGTGGTAAGTCTCATCTGGTTGTCACTCGGGGTGTTACCGTTTATGTCTCTTGGACTGCTCATTGGAGTACTTGGGAATGTCAATGCCAGCAGTTCTATCGCCAACATCGTGAATCTCGTCCTTGCGATGTTAGGCGGACTATGGTTTCCTGTAACCATCATGCCAAAGTGGATGCAAAGTCTCGCCCACTATACACCGACGTACCGGTTCGCACATGTTGCATGGAATGTTGTTGCAGGCAAGTCAGCCACGTTTACTGACGTCACCGTGCTGGCAGGTTATCTTGTCTTATTTGTCCTGCTGACGATAGCTGTTCTCAACCGCCAAGAGGCGACAACGCTGTAG
- a CDS encoding ABC transporter ATP-binding protein, which produces MTTAISFNGVVKKFGAQVAVDGLNFDVEKGSVVSLLGPNGAGKTTSISMMLGLIRPTAGTVELLGKDPASAANRRHIGAMLQQVGLPSQTTVRETVSLFRGFYDDPLPLEHLLEMADLQDVAKMQSDKLSGGQKRRLQFALAMAGNPKVLFLDEPTTAMDVQSRRTFWAQLRAFAELHRRTILLTTHHLEEADSISDRIIIMHRGRKIADGTPAELKQRAGNRFVSFIAGDDVAESDIRHLPSVSDVEWSGRHARVRTNDSDGFLRALIQSGLAVSDFEVSSGALEDAFITLTEAEREVVGQ; this is translated from the coding sequence ATGACCACCGCAATTTCCTTCAACGGTGTGGTGAAAAAATTCGGTGCACAGGTTGCTGTGGATGGATTGAACTTCGATGTCGAGAAAGGCAGCGTCGTGTCCCTGTTGGGACCAAATGGTGCAGGGAAAACGACTTCTATCTCGATGATGCTCGGCTTGATACGTCCAACAGCAGGAACAGTCGAGCTTTTAGGGAAAGACCCGGCATCTGCAGCAAATCGCCGGCACATCGGCGCCATGTTGCAACAGGTCGGCTTGCCTTCACAGACAACCGTGCGTGAAACGGTATCGCTGTTTCGAGGATTCTACGATGACCCCTTACCGCTCGAACACCTTCTCGAGATGGCTGATTTACAGGATGTTGCGAAAATGCAGTCCGATAAACTCAGTGGTGGACAGAAACGTCGCCTGCAGTTTGCATTGGCCATGGCGGGGAATCCAAAAGTCCTCTTTCTTGACGAACCGACAACCGCCATGGATGTGCAGTCACGGCGCACGTTTTGGGCTCAGCTGAGGGCTTTCGCGGAACTTCATCGTCGCACAATTCTACTCACAACGCATCATCTAGAGGAAGCAGACTCGATTTCGGACCGCATCATCATCATGCACCGCGGGCGCAAGATAGCCGATGGAACCCCCGCAGAATTAAAACAACGGGCTGGAAATCGTTTCGTATCGTTCATTGCCGGCGACGATGTGGCAGAGTCAGACATTCGCCACCTTCCTTCAGTGTCAGATGTTGAGTGGAGTGGCCGCCATGCTCGTGTACGGACAAACGATTCGGACGGATTTTTACGTGCCTTGATACAATCGGGCCTCGCGGTGTCCGATTTTGAGGTGTCATCGGGGGCACTGGAAGACGCATTTATCACGCTGACAGAAGCAGAACGGGAGGTCGTGGGACAATGA